The Malus domestica chromosome 13, GDT2T_hap1 genome includes a window with the following:
- the LOC114819126 gene encoding glycosyl hydrolase 5 family protein-like, with product MSRSIISLFSFLSILSLIAVSALPLSTHKRWIVDENGRRVKLACVNWVSHLDTVLAEGLSKQPVNAIIKRITSLGFNCVRLTWPLFLATNSTLAEVTVRQSFQSLGLLGSISGLQSNNPGFLDLSLIKAFQAVVSSLGKNNVMVVLDNHLSKPGWCCSNTDGNGFFGDEYFNPDNWIVGLTRMAALFHGVRNVVGMSLRNELRGPKQNVNDWYTYMQRGAEAVHKANPVVLVILSGLKFDTDLSFLANRPVKLTFSGKTVYEVHWYGFTDGQEWKSGNSNQVCGHVYNNVKGRSGFLLDRGFPLFVSEFGVDQRGTNVIDNRYLNCFMAAAVELDVDFAQWSLVGSYYLRQGVKGMKEYYGILNSDWSGIRNSSLTQKISVLQTSIKGAGLHTPRLHKIIFHPATGLCLLKVGTRGPLKLGPCSQTQGWTYSSTKVLLLNKNEFCIQADQLNKPAVLGIPCTTPNSRWETISDSQMHLQSKTTDGTEVCLDVDSDKTIVTNACKCLSGDSSCDPASQWFKVVDSLINSTPSKEGLVSVRNKKLGN from the exons ATGTCAAGGTCGATCATCTCActcttctcctttctctccaTCCTTTCTCTCATCGCAGTCTCAGCCCTCCCACTCTCCACCCACAAGCGGTGGATCGTCGACGAGAATGGGAGGCGCGTGAAGCTGGCCTGCGTGAATTGGGTGTCGCATCTCGACACCGTCCTCGCCGAAGGCCTCAGCAAGCAGCCGGTGAACGCAATCATCAAGCGCATCACGTCGCTGGGGTTCAACTGCGTCAGGCTGACGTGGCCGCTTTTCTTGGCCACCAATTCGACGCTGGCAGAAGTCACTGTTCGGCAGTCGTTTCAGAGCCTTGGGCTGCTCGGTTCCATTTCTGGTCTCCAGTCCAACAATCCCGGCTTCCTCGATCTCTCCCTTATAAAAGCTTTCCAG GCGGTGGTTTCTAGCCTTGGGAAAAACAATGTGATGGTTGTACTGGACAATCACTTAAGCAAGCCTGGGTGGTGTTGCAGCAACACTGACGGCAATGGTTTCTTCGGCGACGAGTATTTCAACCCTGACAATTGGATCGTTGGCCTAACTCGAATGGCAGCGTTGTTCCATGGCGTGCGCAATGTGGTGGGCATGAGCTTGAGGAATGAGCTGCGAGGCCCCAAACAGAATGTTAACGATTGGTACAC GTACATGCAAAGAGGAGCTGAGGCAGTCCACAAGGCAAACCCAGTTGTGCTTGTCATTCTCTCTGGCCTGAAGTTTGACACAGACTTGTCTTTCCTCGCCAATCGACCAGTGAAGctcacattttctgggaaaacggtATATGAGGTTCACTGGTATGGATTTACAGACGGGCAGGAGTGGAAGAGTGGCAACTCCAATCAAGTGTGCGGTCATGTGTACAATAACGTGAAGGGAAGGTCAGGTTTTTTGCTTGACAGAGGATTTCCGTTGTTTGTGAGCGAGTTTGGTGTGGACCAGAGGGGCACCAATGTAATTGACAACAGGTACTTAAACTGCTTCATGGCTGCTGCTGTTGAACTTGATGTGGATTTTGCGCAGTGGAGCCTGGTTGGGAGTTATTATCTCAGGCAAGGGGTGAAGGGTATGAAAGAGTATTATGGAATCTTGAACTCGGATTGGAGTGGTATTAGGAATTCAAGCCTAACTCAAAAAATATCTGTCCTCCAAACTTCTATCAAAG GGGCAGGTTTACATACACCCAGGTTGCATAAAATCATATTCCATCCAGCCACAGGCCTCTGCCTCCTAAAGGTTGGAACCCGTGGCCCTTTGAAGTTAGGTCCATGCTCTCAGACTCAAGGCTGGACCTATTCATCCACAAAGGTCCTATTGCTGAATAAAAATGAATTCTGCATACAAGCTGATCAACTGAATAAGCCGGCAGTATTGGGAATACCGTGCACCACCCCAAATTCGCGATGGGAGACCATTTCGGATTCCCAAATGCACCTTCAATCTAAGACCACGGATGGTACTGAAGTTTGCCTGGATGTAGACTCAGACAAAACCATTGTCACAAATGCCTGCAAATGCTTAAGCGGAGACAGTTCGTGCGACCCCGCAAGCCAGTGGTTCAAAGTCGTGGACAGCTTGATAAATTCGACGCCATCGAAGGAAGGTCTGGTGAgcgtaagaaataaaaaattaggcAACTAA
- the LOC103452393 gene encoding cytochrome P450 86B1: MFFLSEIINLVGFWDAALALFGLFIFTCLLENFTNKGPMLWPVVGITPSLFLNISNIYDWATPALIRAGGTFRFRGMWFGGAHGIVTIDPSKIEYMLKTRFINFPKGQYYRERFRDLLGDGIFNADSEMWKEQRRIATSEMHSSRFSDHSFLSMQVLVHDKLLKLMENVVSSKNGVVDLQEVLLRFTFDNICTTALGIDPGCLAFDLPEIPFAKAFEEATELTLFRFMVPPFVWKVMKFFEMGYERRLKESIGIVHDFAGKVVTERWNELIKLSGLKDRSDLLSRLMEYTDQNPQGQGKQKRFSDKFLIDFCISFILAGRDTSSVALAWFFWLVQKNPKVENKILKEVNDILGGREYGQKNPIFTVEELKKMVYLQAALSESLRLYPAVPIDIKEVVEDDVFPDGIMVKKGGRVLYSIFSMARIESIWGRDCLEFKPERWIKDGAFVSENQFKYPVFNAGPRLCLGKKFAYMQMKMVAAAILLRYEVKVVEEHNVVPKLTTTLYMQNGLLVTLKPRFLTTV, encoded by the coding sequence ATGTTTTTTCTCTCCGAAATTATAAACTTGGTAGGTTTCTGGGATGCAGCTCTTGCCCTGTTTGGTCTTTTCATATTCACTTGCTTGCTAGAAAATTTTACCAACAAGGGTCCAATGCTATGGCCAGTAGTGGGGATCACACCCTCACTTTTTCTCAACATATCCAACATCTACGATTGGGCAACCCCAGCTCTGATCAGGGCCGGAGGAACCTTTCGCTTCAGGGGAATGTGGTTCGGCGGGGCCCACGGGATTGTGACCATCGATCCTTCGAAAATCGAGTACATGCTCAAAACAAGATTTATCAACTTCCCAAAAGGCCAGTACTACAGGGAGAGGTTTCGTGATTTGCTCGGGGATGGGATTTTTAATGCGGACAGCGAAATGTGGAAGGAACAGAGAAGAATTGCAACTTCGGAGATGCATTCGAGCCGGTTTTCGGACCACTCGTTTCTTTCCATGCAAGTTTTGGTGCACGACAAGCTATTGAAGTTGATGGAGAATGTGGTGAGTTCTAAAAATGGTGTTGTTGATCTCCAAGAAGTGCTTCTTCGGTTTACTTTCGACAACATTTGCACCACGGCTCTTGGTattgatccaggttgcttggcTTTTGACTTGCCTGAAATTCCTTTCGCGAAAGCTTTCGAAGAAGCCACTGAACTGACTCTCTTCAGGTTCATGGTTCCACCTTTTGTGTGGAAGGTTATGAAGTTCTTCGAAATGGGGTACGAGAGAAGGCTCAAAGAATCAATTGGAATTGTGCATGACTTTGCCGGGAAGGTAGTGACAGAACGATGGAACGAATTAATTAAGCTCAGCGGGTTAAAAGATCGGTCTGATCTCCTGTCTAGGCTTATGGAGTACACTGATCAAAACCCACAAGGACAAGGAAAACAGAAGCGCTTTTCGGATAAGTTCCTAATAGATTTCTGCATAAGTTTTATTTTAGCTGGGAGGGACACAAGCTCTGTGGCCTTAGCATGGTTCTTTTGGTTGGTgcaaaaaaacccaaaagtggaaaacaaaatcctcaaagaagTCAACGACATTTTAGGCGGACGCGAATACGGTCAGAAAAATCCAATTTTTACAGTGGAAGAACTAAAGAAAATGGTGTATCTACAAGCAGCATTGTCAGAATCACTGAGGCTTTACCCAGCAGTGCCAATTGACATCAAAGAGGTTGTTGAAGACGATGTATTCCCTGACGGCATCATGGTGAAAAAGGGAGGCCGGGTTCTGTACTCGATTTTCTCCATGGCGCGAATCGAGTCCATATGGGGACGAGATTGCTTGGAGTTTAAGCCTGAAAGATGGATTAAAGACGGGGCGTTTGTGAGCGAGAATCAGTTCAAGTATCCGGTGTTTAACGCTGGTCCGAGGTTGTGCTTGGGGAAGAAGTTTGCCTACATGCAGATGAAAATGGTGGCTGCTGCCATTCTGTTGAGGTATGAGGTTAAAGTTGTTGAAGAACATAATGTTGTTCCAAAGTTGACGACCACACTATACATGCAGAATGGGTTGCTTGTGACTCTCAAGCCTAGGTTTCTTACAACTGTGTGA